A part of Olleya sp. Bg11-27 genomic DNA contains:
- a CDS encoding Lrp/AsnC family transcriptional regulator, which produces MKTTNNNITIDGIDKKILRALMQDARTPVLEIARQVGISGAAIHQRLRKLEKSKLIAGSKFVINPKVLGYTTMAFVGIYLDKAMSNPEAVKHLKKIPEVLECHYTTGNWSILIKILCKDNEHLMHLLNNDIQSIAGVSRTETFISLDQQIERQIKI; this is translated from the coding sequence TTGAAAACCACAAACAATAACATTACTATAGACGGTATCGACAAAAAGATACTTCGTGCTTTAATGCAAGATGCCCGTACACCTGTTTTAGAAATTGCACGACAAGTTGGTATCTCAGGCGCTGCCATACACCAACGGTTACGTAAATTAGAAAAGTCAAAACTTATTGCAGGATCTAAATTTGTTATAAACCCAAAAGTATTAGGCTATACAACTATGGCATTTGTTGGTATTTATTTGGACAAAGCTATGAGTAACCCAGAAGCTGTAAAACACTTAAAAAAAATACCTGAAGTTCTAGAATGCCATTACACTACAGGAAATTGGAGTATCCTTATCAAAATACTATGCAAGGATAACGAGCATTTAATGCACTTACTAAATAATGATATTCAATCTATTGCTGGTGTTTCAAGAACAGAAACTTTCATTTCACTAGATCAGCAAATTGAACGTCAGATTAAAATTTAA